The following proteins are encoded in a genomic region of Candidatus Paceibacterota bacterium:
- a CDS encoding NYN domain-containing protein codes for MGLIKHKNQRVAVLIDVQNMYHSAKALYKQKVNFKEVLKTAVGGRQLIRAISYVIRTESGEEKSFFDALEKIGIELKIKDLQIFHGGMKKADWDVGLTVDAIRLADSAIDAIVLITGDGDFVPLVEYLKGKGKQVEIIAFAKSTSSRLRESTDDFLDLGESPKKYLI; via the coding sequence ATGGGCCTCATTAAACATAAAAACCAGCGCGTGGCTGTTTTGATTGACGTGCAAAACATGTACCATTCAGCCAAAGCGCTTTACAAGCAAAAAGTAAATTTTAAAGAGGTTCTGAAAACAGCGGTAGGAGGACGACAGCTCATAAGAGCGATAAGTTATGTCATCCGCACTGAGTCGGGTGAAGAAAAATCCTTTTTTGACGCTCTTGAAAAAATAGGGATTGAATTGAAAATAAAAGACCTTCAAATTTTTCACGGAGGAATGAAGAAAGCCGACTGGGATGTCGGGCTTACCGTTGACGCGATTCGTTTGGCGGATTCAGCGATAGACGCCATAGTGCTTATCACCGGAGACGGAGATTTTGTTCCGCTTGTGGAATACCTAAAAGGAAAAGGAAAACAGGTGGAAATAATCGCTTTTGCCAAATCCACGTCTTCCCGCTTAAGAGAATCTACGGACGATTTTCTGGACTTGGGAGAAAGCCCCAAAAAATACTTGATATAA
- the rpsO gene encoding 30S ribosomal protein S15 codes for MSIPTKEKEKIIKKYRVHEKDTGSSEVQVAVLTERIKMLTGHLKENPKDNHSRRGLLKMVSKRKSLMDYLKKSSSEQYAETVKKLGLKKNRSLSDKKAETPTEVEDEK; via the coding sequence ATGTCGATTCCAACAAAAGAAAAAGAAAAAATCATCAAAAAATACCGGGTGCACGAAAAGGACACCGGTTCTTCGGAAGTGCAGGTCGCGGTTTTGACGGAGAGAATTAAAATGCTCACCGGACATCTTAAAGAAAACCCCAAAGACAACCATTCCCGCAGAGGCCTTCTCAAAATGGTTTCAAAGAGAAAATCCCTCATGGACTATCTTAAAAAATCAAGCTCCGAACAATACGCGGAAACGGTAAAAAAACTCGGGCTGAAGAAAAACCGCTCTTTAAGCGACAAGAAAGCCGAAACTCCCACGGAAGTCGAAGACGAAAAATAA
- a CDS encoding tyrosine-type recombinase/integrase, translating into MNLKELKKRYLEYIEIERGRSLKTVENYDRYLTRFLEFSKLESPREIEDENVREFRLYLNRQGLKKKSQNYYLIALRNFLKYFVKNEIKSLSPERIELAKIGERQIDLISASELSRLLAAPKGNNLKFFRDKAILELLFSTGLRVSELCGLNIDDVDLKKDEFSVRGKGEKVRLVFLSQSAKAALKNYLDKRTGIGEESLFINAMGGRLTPRSVERIVKSRAVEAGISKKTTPHILRHSFATDLLENGADLRSVQQMLGHSSITTTQIYTHVTDRRLKEIHKNFHGKNRT; encoded by the coding sequence ATGAATTTGAAAGAACTCAAAAAACGTTATCTTGAATATATTGAAATAGAGCGAGGCCGTTCGCTTAAAACGGTTGAAAATTACGACAGGTATTTAACTCGTTTTTTGGAATTTTCAAAATTGGAATCTCCGCGAGAAATAGAAGATGAAAACGTTCGCGAATTTCGTTTGTATTTGAACCGTCAAGGATTAAAGAAAAAAAGCCAAAATTATTATCTCATCGCCTTGCGGAATTTTTTGAAATATTTTGTAAAAAACGAAATAAAAAGCCTTTCGCCCGAACGCATTGAACTTGCCAAAATTGGAGAACGTCAGATTGATTTGATTTCAGCAAGCGAACTTTCGCGGCTTCTTGCCGCGCCAAAAGGGAATAATCTGAAATTTTTCCGCGACAAGGCGATTTTGGAACTTTTGTTTTCAACAGGGCTTCGCGTGTCCGAACTTTGCGGGCTTAACATTGACGATGTTGATTTGAAAAAAGACGAGTTTTCCGTGCGGGGAAAAGGAGAAAAAGTACGTCTGGTTTTTTTATCGCAGAGCGCCAAGGCGGCGTTGAAAAATTATTTGGACAAAAGAACCGGAATAGGCGAGGAATCTCTTTTTATCAACGCGATGGGCGGCAGGCTTACTCCGCGCTCCGTTGAAAGAATAGTAAAGAGCCGCGCTGTAGAAGCGGGAATTTCAAAAAAAACCACACCTCATATTTTACGCCATTCGTTTGCCACTGATCTTTTGGAAAATGGCGCAGATTTGCGTTCGGTTCAGCAGATGCTCGGGCACTCAAGCATTACGACAACTCAGATTTACACGCACGTTACGGACAGGAGGCTTAAAGAAATTCATAAAAATTTTCACGGGAAGAACAGAACCTAA